From the genome of Pseudomonadota bacterium:
GCTGTCCGCCCACCGTCAATATAGACTTCATAGCCTGAGGGCAAGGCAGCATTCTGATCCACATCGATGGCAACCGTTACCTTGTCGGCACCAAAAGCCTTTACCATTTCCGCGATTACTTCAGGTTTCCGAAAGGCGGCACTACTGGTGGATATTTTGTCTGCCCCGGCACTCAGCACCGCTTCCGCTGATCCTACGTCAGCAATACCTCCGCCGACTGTAAACGGTACCGTGGTGACTTCAGAGACCCGTTTAACCACGTCAAGCATAGTGGATCTGCCTTCCACCGTGGCAGTGATATCCAGCAAGGCGAGCTCGTCGGCTCCGGCATCGCAATAAGCTTTAGCGCATTCTTCCGGATTGCCGGCATCCTTGATGTCGACGAAATGAACCCCCTTGACAACCCGGCCATTCTGCATATCTAGACATGGCATAATTTTAATCTGTTGACTCATTTTTTCTCCTTCTTGGTTGTTCACAATATCCTCCAATAAAATGCCAAATTTTTCATTGATTTCCCGTTGAAATGAGGTTGCCCTCAGTTCGGCCTCAGCAAGTTTGGTCAAGAAATAGACATTGCCGATATTACGTTTTCGCAAAGAGGAAAACCGCTTTTTTAAAGTTGTAGGATTGTCGAATTCAACCAGGAAATCGATTAAAGGTATCAATTTCTGTTCAAATGAAGTGGGGATAAAGTCTTTTTCCGGCAAACCATATTGTACCGCTTCCCGACGGTTGAGACCATAAAGGATATGCGAGGCACAAACGAAGGCCTCCCGGTGATACCCTAGTTCTGTAAGCAGTTTATAGCCTTCAACTCCGTGAAGAATTGGGTCATGGGTTACATATCGGCCAATATCATGCAGAAGTGCCGCGGAGTGCAGAAATTCAGTATCTAGTTCGGCCTTCTCCCCTAAAGCCGTGGAAATAATGGCTGCTAAATCAGCAACCGCAAGACAGTGCTTGGTCCATGCTGCCTCTTTTCCGTATTGATCCAGTATTTTGAGCGCATTTTCATATGAGAGCATTGTTTATCATTCCATAGGCTTAATTCCAAAAAAAATACCGTTATTAGTTGTAAAGTCTATCACGTTTATCGACTTGATGGAAATTGTTTTTAGTGCCTTACAGGTTATTTTCTGGTTTGAAAAATAAGAAAATGTTAAGTGCTTCACGGGTTCTTTGCCGTCAGGCAAAGGTTCTGATGAAGAAACTTATGCAAGGCTCTGATAAGAGCACTTATTTGCGGGCGCACTAATTAAATTTTTGGTTGCGGGCTTCAAGCCCGCATTAGGGTTTACTTGCTCTTGGTAGAAACCGGAGAAAGACTAAATTTTACTTTTGCAGGACAGCTTTCTAGGCTTTTACGTACATCCAATGGGCCTTGTTCTTTATTTTTTTGCTTGACAGCGGTTAAAATCTGAACTATATTTGAACCATATTGAACTATTTATGGTTCACAGGGGAGGATGCGGGTATGAAATCTATAACCATACACGGACTTGATGATCCTTTGGATGTCCTGATCAGGGAAAAAGCCCGCCAGCAGGGGATGAGCCTTAATAAAACCATCAAAAAACTGTTGGCTGATTCACTTGGCTTGGCAGCCGGTAATTTTCGGGACCACCGGCAGGATTTTTCTGATCTTTGCGGGGTTTGGACCGCAGAAGATATAGAAGAATTCAACAGAAATATCGAGGATTTCCGTACCATTGACCGGCAGGATTGGAGATGAATAAAGTTCTTCTTGATACCAATGCCTACACATCATATCTTGGTGGTGACCAGGATATTCTCAATGTTTTGGCCGGTGCTGAAATAGTCTTTATGTCAATCTTCGTTCTTGGCGAATTGTATGCCGGATTTAAAGGGGGAAATCGTAACAAGGAAAATATCGACATCCTGCGTACCTTTATGGGTAAATCAAGTGTTGCCATTTTGAACGCCTCTCATGAAACTGCTGAAGTTTTTGGCATGGTAAAAACTTCTTTAAAACGTGCCGGCACCCCAATTCCCATCAATGATGTCTGGATCGCTTCCCATGCCCTTGAAACCGGAGCTGTCATGATTTCCCATGATAAAAAACATTTCACTCTGGTTCCTGGTTTGCGTCTCTGGTACGATAGCTAGTATTTTTTCTTTCTTCAGCAGGTTCGACTGTTTGACGCTATCGGTATCAAGCATGCTGCTGCAAAAGCCTTAAAGCAATAAAGCAACAACGTCCCCTTATCGTACGCTTATCGTAAACTCCATTATTTTCGATATTGACTCAGAATATTATGCATGGTAAACATTATGTATCGCAAACATAATTTATCCAAGGAGAAAAACATCAGACTTTCATTTTTAAAATGTGAAGTTATTTTTGAGAGACCCTTAAGGCAGCTTTATATCGATTAAAGATTGCCAGCCGTAAATATCCGTGTTTTCCTGCCGGCTTATGTGCCCAAATATCACTTGACATTACGCTCGCGAATACGTACGCTGGAGTCAGGAGGTAATGATTATGACTATATTAAACGCAACTGAAGCCCGCTCAAAATTGTACAGTCTAATTGATGAAACAGCATCTTCACACCAACCGATTGTGATTACGGGGAAAAGATCCAACGCTGTCTTGATTTCAGAAGAAGACTGGAATGCTATTTCTGAAACTCTTTTCTTGTTATCTATTCCTGGAATGAGAGAATCAATCAAGAAAGGTTTGGATGAAGACTTATCAAAATGTTCAAAGGAGCTTGATTGGTGAATTGGAAATTGCTGTTTACAAAGCAAGCTCAAAAAGATGCCAGGAAACTCACGCATGCGGGTCTGAAAAGTAAGGCGCGAAAACTACTTGAAATAATATCGGAAAATCCTTTCCAAAACCCACCACCCTACGAGAAGTTAATTGGAGATTTGGCTGGAGCATACTCCCGCAGAATAAACATCCAACACAGACTTGTTTATCAAGTTTTTCAGAAAGAAAAAATTGTTAAGATTATAAGGCTGTGGACCCATTACGAATAAAAGGTAGGCGTCAGAAAACAATCTCTTCAGGAAAAACGTGGTTTCTGGCAGCAGTATGTTCTTGACTGGATAAAATCATATAGTTAAACGACACAGTGACTCGCGTTTTGGGGGCTTAATGATTTATATCAGCCGAGATCCAGCTGGATCGTGATAGCTCGGCCTATACCCTCAATCTCAGCAGAGGAAATTGATCCTGCCGGATTGAAATCCACCCGTTTTTCATCAACAGCCACTGCGTGGGCGGCGTTGTCAACGCTTCGGCTCAACCGGGTGTCATGAAAATCATATTTCCCATGGGTCAAAAGCTCCCGCACCACTTTCAGTGGAATTCCCAAGGCGCCCACCGTATCCCAGACGCCGATGAATTTAATCCGCACTTCACGGCTGTAATTCTTCCGGAAGCGCCTGGCCGCCGCCACGTCCGGCCCGGCCTTGGAGCGATACATCCGGTAAGCCCGGGGAATCAGCCCGGCAAACTCCTTTCTCAGCACTCCGATATTGCGAATCATTCCCACCGTGCTTCTGGCCGTATACGCGCCGCGGCTGAGACCGAAAAAAGAGATTTCATCGCTATCCTCGTAATTGTGAACCAGGAAACGGTAGGCATCCTGGATGTTCTTGTCGATGCCCTCGCCGAAAGCGCCCCCGGTCAGCTTCCCGATTCCGCCTTCAGAGCCAACGCCCCAGTCGTAGAAAACCACCTGTGTCACCCCGTCGCCCCCCGCCGGCCGCAGCGCTCGAGCCACCTTGACCACGTTAGTGACTTCCTTCTGCTCGGGGTTGTTCCAGGTGCCGTCACAGCAGATGATGATTTTCTTATTGCCCATTGCTGCCTCCTTAATTTGACTTTTATTTGACTTTTATAACTTTATGGTATGGATTATCAAATTATACTCTATATGTGCAATTTTTCAATGAGCGATGGAGGGTTCGATCCTTTTTCCTTTAACCTCCTTTTTTATTACTGCTTTTGCCGGATTAATCTGCTATTGAAAAGGGGTTTACCCTTGAAGAGGGAATCAAACAAGTTTATAATAGTTATAAAAAGACGCTTTAGTCTGGTGTATGCTGCGACCGAAGGAAGTGCCCTTGTGGTATGGCAAAATAAGGAGAAACTATGGAAAATGTTGATTTGAACGGGTTATCGACTCGAGATATTTTTATTGTTAAGTCTCTCATTCGTTCTTTAAAAAAAAATCCACCTCCTAAAGAATCTAAAAAAGTAAATCTAACTAATTTTTCTTTTAAAAAGGCAAGAAAAGCAACTGAAAAATTAAACGGAAATTTGAGTGACACTGTCATTAATGAAAGGGAGAGTTATTTATGATAGCTTTTCTTGATACTTCCGCACTTGTAAAGTTGTACCATACAGAAGATAGCACACGTGAGGTAGAGAAAGTGATTTCTCAGGTTGAGGAAATCTACCTGTCAGGTATTGCTGAGTTAGAATTTAGATCTACTATTTGGAAAAAAGTTAGGACTAATGAGATTGATAAGGTAAGCGCAAAAGTTGTCATGGATGCTTTTGAAGATGATTTCAACAAATATTCTTGGGTTGAGATAGATTTTGATGCTATTCAATTATCTAAGGATCTACTAATGAGATATGGTCAAAAGGGATTGAGAACCTTAGATTCCATCCAATTGTCTTCGGCTGTAGTCCTAAAAAATAATAACTGTCAGTTTGTGACTTTTGACCTTAGGCTGAGAGGCTTTTTCCGCGATGAGGGGTTAAGTGTTTTTGAATGATTCTCGATGTCTCAAAACTTACAGCCTTAGGCTGGGAACCAAAATTCAGCCTCGAAAAATATTTTATACTTTTTGCTGGTGTTATTTCTCCCCCCTCTTTTTTCGTTGACTGCTATAAAGAATCGCGCTATCTTTGTTATTCAGTGAACGTTAAAAATGTCAGGAGCTTTCATCATGCAAATGAATGTATCAGTAACACCCGAACTTTACGAACTTGTTCAGCGAAAGGTTAACTCCGGTTTATACGGGAATGCCAGCGAAGTGGTCCGAGATGCTCTTCGGCGTATGGATGAGCGTGTAATTGTTGAAACAGCCTGGGACGACTTAAATGATACCTTGGAAGTATCTGCTGCAAGTGGTCAAAGTCCTAACTCTATCAAAGATATAATATCTCGGACGCTCCGCGGGAGTGACGAATGAATTCAGGTCGCTACTGGTTGACTCGGGCGGCTGAGAATGATTTGGCGGATATTGCGAAGTACACGCTCGAAACCTGGGGTGAAAAGCGACTGCTGATTTACCGGCAACGCCTTGAACAGCGGCTGGATTTTCTGATTGAATTCCCCGAAATGGGGAGAAACCATCCAATGCTGCGCAGTGATTTTCGGTATATGGTGGAAGGTAAGCATTATATTTTCTACCATAGTATCGATATCGACATAGAGATTTTGCGTTTTCTGCACTGTCGTTCCGACATAATTAGCAAACTCTCAGCGTATCTCTGACCGACCAGTTCTCGGAGACAGTTTTCGCATACCCGTCTTTCGTTAAATCAATAAATCAAGAACGTCCCTTTATGGCCCAAATAAAAATGCAAAAGCTGGAACCTATAGACATATTTGCTGAAACAGTTAATGTGCTGCGTGCCGAAAAGGGGCTGAAGCTTGCGATCATCTATGGCTCTGCTGCTGCCGGTAACATGCGCCCCGACAGCGATGTGGATCTCGCGCTTATCTATGATCGTCCGCTGGGTGCTGAATCTAAAATGACGCTTGCAGCACGATTGGAACAGAAGTTGTTACGGAATGTTGATCTGGTCGACTTGTCAACTCTATCCGGGACGATTTTGAAGCAGGTATTGTGTAAGGGTCGAGTTCTGTTTCAGGAAGAGGCAGGTGTATTGGCCGGGCAGATAAAAAAAATGATTTATAATCAGGCGGACATGATGCCCTACGTTTCCAGAACTCTTTTGGAAAGGCAGAGGAGGTTTGTCGATGGATAAAGATATTGTGCTGAACAAGCTGGAGAGCCTGAGACGCTGTCTTCAACGTGTGCAGGATAAAACCCCGGCATCATGCGACTTGCTTATTGATGATTACGATTTGCAGGACATTATTGTCCTGAACCTGGAGCGGGCTGTTCAGCAGTGTGTTGATATCGGACTTCATATTATCAGCGATCAGGATGTTCCGGTTCCAGAAACTATGGCGAGGACTTTTGAGGCCTTGAGGCGGGCGGGTTGCCTTGATGACGCTGTCGCAGAACGTATGAGCAAAGCCGTCGGATTTAGAAATACAGTTGTGCATGCTTATCAGGAGATAGATTGGAAAATCGTCTATCGCATTATCACCGAGCATCTGGATGATTTTCGTGACTACGCTCGACAGATACTAAAATTCATCGACTGCTTACCTTAAGGAGATGAAAAAGAGGGCTTTTTTTCTTGACGAGGGTATACGTTAAGCTGTATAAAGTGATACTTGTTGTGCACCTTATTTGTCTTTGCCGCCTTAATATCTGTGATATTTATGCAGCCTTTGAGAAAATTTACGGCCGGCATCGAAAAACTGGCCGATCCTGATCATTATCTTTTTTCTCTGCGCGACTTAAGTGCCTTGTTGCCGGAACTTTCGCCGGCCGCCTTTAAGGCTGTTCTCGGCCGGGGGGAAAAAAACGGTCTGTTGCAAAGGGTTTGTCGCGGATTGTACGTTTATCCCAAGGTTGCTTTCCCGCGCGATTTAGTTCTCTATCATGCCGCTGCCCGCTTGCGGGCCCATGAATTCAATTACATCAGCCTGGAATCGGCCCTCAGCGACGCCGGCATTATTTCTCAGATTCCTCTGCAATGGCTGACCTTGAAATCCAGCGGCCGCAGCCATATTGTTGATTGCGCTGATTTTGGCAAAATTGAATTTGTTCACACTAAAAAAAAGTTCTCCGCCCTCATGTCTGATCTGGTTTATGATGAACGTTGCCGGTTGTGGAGGGCGTCTGTGGCTTTGGCCCTGAAAGATATGGTATCATCACGCAGAAGTATGGAGCTGATCGACATGGAGGCCATCAGTGAACTTGCTTGATAAACTGGTTACTCAGGCCTTGACGGGCCGGGAGGGAATGCTGCCCCTGCGAACCGCGGTTGAAAAAGAGCTTTTACATCATGACATTCTCAGAGAGATGAGTGATGCCGGTTTGCTGAAAGATCTTACTTTTATCGGCGGTACCTGTCTCCGGGCGGTTTATGGCTCCCAGCGTTTAAGCGAAGATCTTGATTTCAGTGGAGGCCGTGATTTTGAACAAAAAC
Proteins encoded in this window:
- a CDS encoding HisA/HisF-related TIM barrel protein; this encodes MLSYENALKILDQYGKEAAWTKHCLAVADLAAIISTALGEKAELDTEFLHSAALLHDIGRYVTHDPILHGVEGYKLLTELGYHREAFVCASHILYGLNRREAVQYGLPEKDFIPTSFEQKLIPLIDFLVEFDNPTTLKKRFSSLRKRNIGNVYFLTKLAEAELRATSFQREINEKFGILLEDIVNNQEGEKMSQQIKIMPCLDMQNGRVVKGVHFVDIKDAGNPEECAKAYCDAGADELALLDITATVEGRSTMLDVVKRVSEVTTVPFTVGGGIADVGSAEAVLSAGADKISTSSAAFRKPEVIAEMVKAFGADKVTVAIDVDQNAALPSGYEVYIDGGRTA
- a CDS encoding type II toxin-antitoxin system VapC family toxin, with amino-acid sequence MNKVLLDTNAYTSYLGGDQDILNVLAGAEIVFMSIFVLGELYAGFKGGNRNKENIDILRTFMGKSSVAILNASHETAEVFGMVKTSLKRAGTPIPINDVWIASHALETGAVMISHDKKHFTLVPGLRLWYDS
- a CDS encoding type II toxin-antitoxin system Phd/YefM family antitoxin; translation: MTILNATEARSKLYSLIDETASSHQPIVITGKRSNAVLISEEDWNAISETLFLLSIPGMRESIKKGLDEDLSKCSKELDW
- a CDS encoding Txe/YoeB family addiction module toxin — its product is MNWKLLFTKQAQKDARKLTHAGLKSKARKLLEIISENPFQNPPPYEKLIGDLAGAYSRRINIQHRLVYQVFQKEKIVKIIRLWTHYE
- a CDS encoding DUF2235 domain-containing protein, coding for MGNKKIIICCDGTWNNPEQKEVTNVVKVARALRPAGGDGVTQVVFYDWGVGSEGGIGKLTGGAFGEGIDKNIQDAYRFLVHNYEDSDEISFFGLSRGAYTARSTVGMIRNIGVLRKEFAGLIPRAYRMYRSKAGPDVAAARRFRKNYSREVRIKFIGVWDTVGALGIPLKVVRELLTHGKYDFHDTRLSRSVDNAAHAVAVDEKRVDFNPAGSISSAEIEGIGRAITIQLDLG
- a CDS encoding type II toxin-antitoxin system VapC family toxin; translation: MIAFLDTSALVKLYHTEDSTREVEKVISQVEEIYLSGIAELEFRSTIWKKVRTNEIDKVSAKVVMDAFEDDFNKYSWVEIDFDAIQLSKDLLMRYGQKGLRTLDSIQLSSAVVLKNNNCQFVTFDLRLRGFFRDEGLSVFE
- a CDS encoding type II toxin-antitoxin system ParD family antitoxin, whose product is MNVSVTPELYELVQRKVNSGLYGNASEVVRDALRRMDERVIVETAWDDLNDTLEVSAASGQSPNSIKDIISRTLRGSDE
- a CDS encoding type II toxin-antitoxin system RelE/ParE family toxin, coding for MNSGRYWLTRAAENDLADIAKYTLETWGEKRLLIYRQRLEQRLDFLIEFPEMGRNHPMLRSDFRYMVEGKHYIFYHSIDIDIEILRFLHCRSDIISKLSAYL
- a CDS encoding nucleotidyltransferase domain-containing protein — translated: MAQIKMQKLEPIDIFAETVNVLRAEKGLKLAIIYGSAAAGNMRPDSDVDLALIYDRPLGAESKMTLAARLEQKLLRNVDLVDLSTLSGTILKQVLCKGRVLFQEEAGVLAGQIKKMIYNQADMMPYVSRTLLERQRRFVDG
- a CDS encoding DUF86 domain-containing protein; translated protein: MDKDIVLNKLESLRRCLQRVQDKTPASCDLLIDDYDLQDIIVLNLERAVQQCVDIGLHIISDQDVPVPETMARTFEALRRAGCLDDAVAERMSKAVGFRNTVVHAYQEIDWKIVYRIITEHLDDFRDYARQILKFIDCLP